In one window of Deltaproteobacteria bacterium DNA:
- a CDS encoding regulatory protein RecX — MPRTGEGKGPSAVEAALRLLSYRARSRRELEERLAAKGFGRDETEAALSRLEETGYIDDRALARAFVRSRMEGRGWGPLKIAAALAQRGVEAPVIESALGEVRSGEAAAAAAALDKWARIRAVPLPLSREDAVRARRFLRGRGFTAEAVRTALEGAARPGPPDSD; from the coding sequence GTGCCGCGGACCGGGGAGGGCAAGGGGCCGTCGGCCGTTGAGGCGGCGCTGCGGCTGCTTTCGTACAGGGCCCGCAGCCGCAGGGAACTCGAGGAGAGGCTCGCCGCCAAGGGGTTCGGCCGCGACGAGACGGAGGCCGCCCTTTCGCGCCTCGAGGAGACGGGCTACATCGACGACAGGGCCCTGGCCCGCGCCTTTGTCCGCTCCCGCATGGAGGGGCGCGGCTGGGGTCCGCTCAAGATCGCCGCGGCGCTCGCTCAAAGAGGTGTCGAGGCTCCGGTCATAGAGTCGGCGCTCGGCGAGGTCCGCTCCGGCGAGGCCGCCGCCGCTGCGGCGGCCCTCGACAAGTGGGCCCGCATCAGGGCGGTGCCGCTGCCGCTGTCCCGGGAGGACGCCGTCAGGGCCCGGCGTTTCCTCCGGGGCAGGGGTTTTACGGCCGAGGCCGTCCGCACGGCGCTTGAGGGCGCGGCGAGGCCGGGACCGCCGGACTCTGACTGA
- the alaS gene encoding alanine--tRNA ligase, whose protein sequence is MKSSEIRRSFLDYFAQRGHRVVKSSGLVPMGDPTLLFTNAGMVQFKGVFLGEETREYSRAVSSQKCMRAGGKHNDLENVGHTERHHTFFEMLGNFSFGDYFKEGAIEYGWQFLTEVMGLPAERLWATVYEDDDEAARLWVEKTPLPPERVVRLGEKDNFWSMGETGPCGPCSEIIIDQGEDVGCGRPGCAVGCDCDRYLELWNLVFMQYNRDASGRLTPLAKPSIDTGMGLERLTAVLQGKHSNYDTDLFIPIISRIEELSGVRYGDSPSSDVSIKAVADHARAVTFLITDGILPSNEGRGYVLRRILRRAVRHGRFLGLSGPFLHKVAETVIEIMGEAYPEVVQAARTVEKATRSEEERFFETLERGLAMLDAEVAALEASGGRVLSGETTFRLYDTYGFPVDLTADIVRERGIDIDEAGFNECMEEQRRKARSNWKGASAGEAGELYARLAEAGLRSEFVGYGLDAATSRVLCIISGSGTVEEAAAGGRVGIVTEETPFYGESGGQVGDRGVISGRSFRAEVLDTKRPLPSLIVHSVEVVEGCVRVGDSVELAVDAERREALRRNHTATHLLHAALRELLGEHVRQSGSLVTEGHLRFDFSHFQGLGRAEIDAVEERVNRAVMANREVLTETLPYDEALRRGALAFFGDKYGERVRVVEVPGVSVELCGGTHAARTGDIGLVRITSESSVAAGVRRIEAVTGIEALRWSRKAESMLRQSAALLRSSPAEVPDKIRKLMERAKELEKRLHEAKSTGTATEIDSLAASARTVAGVKVLAAVVDGDPRALRSMADVLRGKLGSAVVVLGSAAGGKASLLAAVTRDLTGRISAGEVVKRLAPVVGGRGGGRAELAQAGGKDTARLAEAVESAFDTVAALLK, encoded by the coding sequence ATGAAGTCATCGGAGATAAGGAGGAGTTTCCTCGACTATTTCGCGCAGCGGGGCCACCGCGTGGTGAAGAGCTCGGGGCTCGTTCCCATGGGGGACCCGACGCTGCTCTTCACCAACGCCGGCATGGTGCAGTTCAAGGGGGTCTTTCTCGGCGAGGAGACACGGGAGTACAGCCGGGCCGTGTCGAGCCAGAAGTGCATGCGCGCCGGCGGAAAGCACAACGATCTCGAGAACGTGGGCCATACGGAGCGCCACCACACCTTCTTCGAGATGCTCGGCAACTTCTCCTTCGGCGACTACTTCAAGGAAGGGGCCATCGAGTACGGCTGGCAGTTCCTGACGGAAGTGATGGGACTGCCTGCCGAGCGGCTCTGGGCCACGGTCTACGAGGACGACGACGAGGCGGCCCGGCTCTGGGTGGAGAAGACGCCGCTGCCGCCCGAGCGGGTGGTGCGCCTGGGCGAGAAGGACAACTTCTGGTCCATGGGCGAGACCGGCCCCTGCGGCCCCTGCTCGGAGATAATCATAGACCAGGGCGAAGACGTGGGCTGCGGCCGGCCCGGCTGCGCCGTGGGCTGCGACTGCGACCGCTACCTCGAGCTCTGGAACCTGGTCTTCATGCAGTACAACCGCGACGCCTCCGGCAGGCTCACGCCCCTTGCAAAGCCGTCGATAGACACGGGCATGGGCCTTGAGCGCCTTACGGCCGTGCTCCAGGGAAAGCACAGCAACTACGACACCGACCTCTTCATCCCCATCATAAGCCGCATAGAGGAGCTCTCGGGCGTGCGCTACGGCGACTCGCCCTCGTCGGACGTCTCCATCAAGGCCGTGGCCGACCACGCCCGGGCCGTGACCTTCCTCATAACCGACGGCATCCTTCCCTCCAACGAGGGGCGCGGCTACGTGCTGCGCAGGATACTTCGCCGCGCCGTGCGCCACGGCCGCTTCCTCGGCCTTTCCGGCCCCTTCCTCCACAAGGTCGCGGAGACGGTCATAGAGATAATGGGAGAGGCGTACCCGGAGGTCGTGCAGGCGGCGCGGACGGTGGAGAAGGCGACGAGGAGCGAGGAGGAACGTTTCTTCGAGACCCTGGAGCGGGGTCTCGCCATGCTCGATGCCGAGGTGGCGGCCCTGGAGGCGTCGGGCGGCAGGGTCCTGTCGGGAGAGACCACCTTCAGGCTCTACGACACCTACGGCTTCCCCGTGGACCTGACGGCCGACATCGTGCGGGAGCGGGGCATCGACATCGACGAGGCGGGCTTCAACGAGTGCATGGAGGAACAGCGCCGCAAGGCCCGGAGCAACTGGAAGGGGGCGAGCGCCGGCGAGGCCGGCGAGCTCTACGCAAGGCTCGCCGAGGCGGGCCTGCGCAGCGAGTTCGTCGGCTACGGTCTCGACGCTGCGACGTCGCGGGTGCTCTGCATCATATCGGGAAGCGGGACCGTGGAGGAGGCCGCGGCGGGCGGGCGCGTGGGCATAGTCACCGAGGAGACGCCCTTTTACGGCGAGTCCGGCGGACAGGTGGGCGACCGTGGAGTGATTAGCGGCCGGTCCTTCAGGGCCGAGGTCCTCGACACGAAGCGGCCCCTGCCCTCGCTCATAGTCCACAGCGTGGAGGTCGTGGAAGGCTGCGTCCGCGTCGGTGACAGTGTGGAGCTCGCCGTCGACGCGGAAAGGCGCGAGGCCCTGCGGCGAAACCATACGGCAACGCACCTGCTCCACGCCGCGCTGCGCGAGCTTTTAGGCGAACACGTGCGCCAGTCGGGATCGCTCGTGACGGAGGGCCACCTCCGTTTCGACTTCAGCCACTTCCAGGGCCTCGGTCGCGCCGAGATCGACGCCGTCGAGGAGAGGGTGAACAGGGCCGTCATGGCGAACAGGGAGGTCCTGACCGAGACACTCCCCTACGACGAGGCCCTGAGGCGCGGCGCGCTCGCCTTCTTCGGCGACAAGTACGGCGAGCGGGTCCGGGTCGTGGAGGTGCCGGGCGTGAGTGTGGAACTCTGCGGCGGCACTCACGCCGCCCGCACCGGCGACATTGGGCTTGTGCGGATCACGTCGGAGAGTTCGGTGGCGGCCGGTGTGAGGCGCATAGAGGCCGTCACCGGCATCGAGGCCCTGCGCTGGTCGAGGAAGGCCGAATCGATGCTTCGCCAGAGCGCGGCTCTTCTCAGGAGCTCGCCGGCCGAGGTGCCGGACAAGATAAGAAAGCTCATGGAGCGCGCAAAGGAGCTCGAAAAGCGGCTCCACGAGGCGAAGTCGACGGGGACGGCGACGGAGATCGACTCCCTTGCGGCCTCGGCGCGCACCGTCGCGGGAGTAAAGGTCCTGGCCGCCGTGGTGGACGGCGACCCCCGGGCGCTTCGCTCCATGGCCGACGTGCTCAGGGGAAAGCTCGGCTCGGCGGTGGTTGTGCTCGGCTCGGCGGCGGGCGGCAAGGCCTCCCTGCTCGCCGCGGTGACCAGGGACTTGACCGGCAGGATAAGTGCCGGCGAGGTCGTGAAACGCCTGGCCCCCGTGGTCGGCGGGCGCGGCGGCGGCAGGGCCGAGCTCGCCCAGGCCGGAGGCAAGGATACGGCGAGACTCGCCGAGGCGGT